A genome region from Microplitis mediator isolate UGA2020A chromosome 4, iyMicMedi2.1, whole genome shotgun sequence includes the following:
- the LOC130667021 gene encoding telomerase reverse transcriptase-like, with protein MDKTPDSIDWTPLEKSFGPMIVDYLKVNNYIPKRSKLGAYVLPQNHEFILDEWGKFEKGSKKKSDKSDETSEEISYLPQTHDLDMQDNFCLFDDFRRSVNLEEFLESVPDRTSPKPNTLSEILGPNARPAVDHDEEVDRGSINRILAEDIHRRDYRSHKKFYPRPKNLKIFESFLDPTAYHYSHYAPYLKDICDVFAKKHLHFQYNILLDSIPQDESLFKGELSKKQLLHFFSQIFYHVVPNSLFGSRRNLKKVKAALKPYFEAAKIKPFTIQPLVQKLDVDSVEWLSKLKSKSSKILVLCRTIKWFFYTFIWNIIDTYFFSENNKIRKEMIYIRRWVKGSVILNYVREQETQHNYQPLENPVPEKHNRVIPAAHLIVQSKKDGVRPILSNCKTSDHRKEVGKKVHLLLKQLYLKNNDVVNVHTLHKIWRSVCETRKLDKTKPIYFVSCDIHDAFGSIIQDKLLDIVFELIDKLPDKIPTQWYAIIDSTNIKKKSYKEKEFISSEILPPILPRGTLCCRTTRTRKPCTIISKNHLKTYIKSAVVQQRILHGSRTFILKKGIGQGVPMSGTLCDFYYSDMVAKEFSKFTESGHLLRYVDDFLFLTEDKELAQEFLEKIKTGVSSYGCSFHPAKTQSNLSPYNNNEFTYLGYHYHLETLNVKPEYTKLSLEQIMSHNQPQIGGIESVFVKKIANSVSLKLSALVLDPCTNSKEVIIDTLKNAAHLSAEKCFLLLLNTYDVENMTKESALRIFYDIKKKSLQPLLQRCKILLTRRRRKFTIRFGELKCIFWHAYLKMFRKNEVAYKKFSVLIKSQFKSKLLNNLSG; from the exons ATGGACAAGACGCCGGATTCCATCGACTGGACTCCGCTGGAAAAATCCTTCGGCCCGATGATTGTCGA TTACTTGAAGGTCAATAATTACATTCCTAAGAGATCCAAACTCGGCGCATATGTTTTGCCGCAAAACCACGAATTTATTCTAGATGAATggggtaaatttgaaaaaggcTCTAAAAAGAAGTCCGACAAAAGTGATGAGACATCTGAAGAAATATCGTATCTCCCTCAAACCCACGATCTGGATATGCAGGACAACTTTTGTCTCTTCg ATGATTTCAGACGCTCAGTAAATCTGGAAGAGTTCTTGGAATCTGTACCAGACCGAACATCACCTAAACCAAATACTCTAAGCGAAATACTAGGCCCCAATGCCCGTCCTGCAGTAGATCATGATGAAGAAGTAGACAGAGGATCTATCAATCGCATACTTGCGGAAGATATCCATAGAAGAGATTACCGtagtcacaaaaaattttatccgcGACCAAAGAATCTAAAGATTTTTGAGTCTTTTTTAGATCCAACTGCTTACCATTACTCCCATTATGCTCCGTACTTGAAGGATATTTGTGATGTTTTTGCAAAGAAACATTTGCATTTCCAGTACAACATTTTATTGGACAGCATTCCTCAAGACGAATCCCTTTTTAAAGGAGAGTTGTCGAAAAAACAActgttacattttttttctcaaatattttatcacgTTGTTCCTAACTCATTGTTCGGCAGccgtagaaatttaaaaaaagttaaagcaGCATTGAAACCATACTTCGAAGCTGCTAAAATAAAACCTTTTACTATCCAACCGCTTGTACAAAAATTAGAC GTTGATTCAGTTGAGTGGCTGTCCAAATTGAAATCTAAATCAAGCAAAATCCTGGTGCTGTGTCGGACAATTAAATGGTTCTTCTATACATTCATTTGGAATATTATCGACACatattttttcagtgaaaataataaaatccgCAAGGAAATGATTTACATCCGCCGCTGGGTGAAGGGGTCAGTTATCCTCAACTACGTCCGTGAACAGGAAACTCAACATAATTATCAGCCGCTAGAAAACCCAGTTCCTGAAAAACATAACAGGGTAATACCTGCTGCTCATTTAATTGTGCAGTCGAAAAAAGATGGTGTGCGACCTATACTATCGAATTG caaAACGAGTGATCATCGAAAGGAAGTTGGTAAAAAAGTTCATCTTTTACTGAAacaactttatttaaaaaacaatgatgTTGTAAACGTACATACACTCCATAAAATCTGGAGGTCGGTGTGCGAAACCCGAAAACTCGATAAGACCAAACCAATTTACTTTGTTTCCTGTGATATCCATGATGCTTTTGGTTCAATTATTCAAG ACAAATTGCTGGACATTGTCTTTGAATTAATAGATAAACTACCAGATAAAATTCCTACTCAGTGGTATGCAATAATTGATTccacaaatattaaaaaaaaaagttacaaagaaaaagaatttatatcTTCGGAAATTCTCCCGCCAATTTTACCTAGAGGTACTTTGTGTTGTCGTACGACTAGGACAAGAAAACCTTGTACAATTATCAGTAAAAATCATTTGAAGACATACATTAAATCTGCAGTAGTACAACAGAGA aTTCTACATGGAAGCCGTACTTTCATTTTGAAGAAAGGAATCGGTCAGGGCGTACCAATGTCCGGAACACTTTGTGATTTTTATTACAGTGATATGGTGGcaaaagaattttcaaaattcacaGAATCTGGTCATTTGCTTCGTTACGTTGatgactttttgtttttaactgAAGACAAAGAGCTAGCGCAGga atttttagaaaaaataaaaactggtgTCTCGAGCTATGGCTGTTCCTTCCATCCAGCAAAAACCCAATCAAATTTATCGCCTTACAATAACAATGAATTTACTTACTTGGGGTACCACTACCATCTTGAAACTTTGAATGTAAAACCTGAGTACACAAAATTGTCATTAGAACAAATCATGTCACATAATCAACCTCAGATTGGTGGAATAGAAAG TGTATTTGTAAAGAAGATCGCAAATTCGGTATCATTGAAATTATCCGCCCTGGTATTGGACCCTTGTACAAATTCCAAGGAAGTGATTATCGATACTTTGAAAAATGCCGCCCATCTATCTGCGGAAAAAtgttttcttcttcttctcaaCACTTATGATGTAGAAAATATGACCAAAGAGTCTgcacttagaattttttatgacataAAGAAGAAATCTCTACAGCCTTTATTGCAGagatgtaaaattttattgacaagACGTCGTCGTAAATTTACAATAAGATTTGGAgaattaaaatgtattttctggCATGCGTATTTAAAGATGTTTAGAAAAAATGAAGTagcatacaaaaaattttctgtactcataaaaagtcaatttaagtcgaaattattgaataatttatcaggttaa
- the LOC130667026 gene encoding CCR4-NOT transcription complex subunit 2 isoform X2, which produces MANLNFEQPPRSIATASLSSRGAGGGGLSSSTLVGHVTPTSGMFSGSSASTSSTANSAIVGASIYPGASGAASQSVGHQPQQQQLSPMGTRGLFGQRAFTDRRNMPTLGNSNPMGSMGSFGIPQSRSYGSQGAINNFHSVFGSGGGGDTSTPPLLDLSEFPSLTNRGQGDSMPQPSPMPGKQAYVGMVKQPTSEASEFTMSSEDFPALPGTQSREGPSPGGSVTGDKSLSVGLGPEIGQDVLQNNRAPGSEKSQASKRGIQTSPDGKVTNIPASMVKDQFGMVGLLTFIRAAETDPNLVSLALGQDLTALGLNLNSPENLYQNFGGPWADTPCRPQDIDFHVPPEYLINAAIREKLAPVKLNRYKDDLLFYMFYTNVGDVLQLAAAAELYSREWRYHMEEKVWITQAPGLGVVEKTSTYERGTYYYFDAQNWRKVAKEFHLDYTKLESRPHLPTTFHQTQP; this is translated from the exons ATGGCCAACCTGAACTTTGAGCAGCCACCACGAAGTATAGCAACAGCGAGCCTTTCGTCACGTGGGGCTGGTGGTGGGGGCTTGAGCTCTTCCACCCTCGTGGGTCATGTCACACCTACCTCGGGCATGTTCTCAGGTTCGTCGGCGAGTACCTCAAGCACGGCGAACTCAGCGATCGTCGGAGCCAGCATTTATCCTGGTGCCTCGGGCGCAGCCTCCCAATCTGTTGGACACCAGCCTCAGCAGCAACAGCTCTCGCCGATGGGTACCAGGGGACTCTTCGGACAGAGAGCGTTTACGGATAGACGTAACATGCCAACTCTTGG AAACTCTAATCCAATGGGTAgtatgggaagttttggaaTACCTCAGAGTCGGAGTTACGGATCTCAAGGTGCGATCAACAATTTTCATTCTGTATTTGGGAGCGGCGGAGGTGGAGACACCAGCACTCCTCCACTGTTAGACCTCTCGGAGTTTCCCTCCCTGACGAATCGAGGCCAGGGTGATTCGATGCCCCAACCTAGCCCAATGCCGGGCAAACAAGCTTATG TTGGTATGGTAAAACAACCAACGTCCGAAGCAAGTGAGTTCACGATGAGCTCGGAAGATTTTCCTGCGTTACCTGGTACACAAAGCAGGGAAGGTCCATCACCTGGCGGCAGCGTGACGGGGGATAAAAGCCTGTCTGTTGGTCTAGGTCCTGAAATTGGTCAGGAcgtattacaaaataatagaGCACCTGGTTCCGAAAAGTCACAAGCGTCCAAAAGAGGCATCCAAACCTCACCTGAtg gaaAAGTAACGAATATACCAGCAAGTATGGTGaaagaccaattcggtatggTAGGATTGTTAACGTTTATTAGAGCAGCAGAAACGGATCCTAATTTGGTATCACTGGCACTCGGACAAGACTTAACAGCATTAGGATTAAATCTAAATTCTCCTGAAAACCtttaccaaaattttggtggaCCCTGGGCGGACACGCCTTGTCGACCGCAGGATATTGACTTTCACGTGCCGCCCGAGTATCTTATTAACGCAGCTATAAG aGAGAAGTTGGCACCTGTAAAACTCAACCGGTACAAGGATGATCTCttattttatatgttttataCAAATGTTGGTGATGTATTACAATTAGCAGCGGCAGCTGAATT gTATAGCAGAGAATGGCGATATCATATGGAGGAGAAGGTTTGGATTACGCAAGCACCGGGTCTTGGAGTGGTTGAAAAAACCTCGACGTATGAACGTggtacttattattattttgacgCGCAAAACTGGAGAAAAGTAGCCAAGGAATTCCATCTTGATTATACGAAGCTGGAAAGTAGACCTCATCTTCCTACGACCTTTCATCAAACCCAGCCTTGA
- the LOC130667024 gene encoding malonyl-CoA decarboxylase, mitochondrial-like, which produces MFKKIVSSSVIVFKLRGNYCASHIIKAVFSNIPSNYSKPPENSVHVPINDQLVDEIFKFKDTNISNWIIENKVDTLCCLYKNLPIENKQNFLWTLALKYGVDHKHICHLADKLLCTEGDNYQQLLARETTLKKALTPRYHWLFILMGRLEGGVKFLVDLRTDVLELLSESADTEKSAIMQQLNLTLHDLLLLWFSVGFLHLERITWQSSCDMLQKVSDYEAIHPIKNWVDLKRRVGPYRRCYIFTHPSMPREPLVVLHTALCDTIPETVKGIEEAEKRIVEKTTALSIQENVNQIKAAVFYSISTTQKGLQGIELGNYLIKEVAKEVTREFPMIDQLSSLSPIPKFRLWLLDNIRQDATKIFTEDELMRIKNILSTNNITEGLKKLLNNCLWMNDKEITDALKEPLMRACAWYLYREKRRNYALNAVANFHLRNGAVMWRVNWMADPSPRGSDHSCGLMVNYRYFLSETEDNSRNYIEGNKIKASEGVMSSVLQADKLRNKC; this is translated from the exons atgtttaaaaaaatagtaagtAGTAGTGtaatagtatttaaattacgTGGTAATTATTGCGCCAGTCATATTATCAAAgcagttttttcaaatattccttcaaattattcaaaaccaCCCGAAAATTCTGTACATGTTCCAATCAACGATCAACTTgttgatgaaatttttaaattcaaagacaCCAATATCAGCAACTGGATCATTGAG AACAAAGTTGACACATTGTGttgtctttataaaaatttaccaatAGAAAACAAGCAGAATTTTCTTTGGACTCTGGCTCTAAAATATGGAGTCGACCATAAACACATTTGTCATCTTGCTGACAAATTATTATGCACAGAG gGAGACAATTACCAACAATTGTTGGCTAGAGAAACAACATTGAAAAAAGCTCTTACTCCTCGGTACCACTGGCTGTTTATTCTGATGGGAAGACTAGAAGGCGGAGTAAAATTTCTCGTTGATCTCCGCACTGATGTTCtg GAGTTGCTGTCAGAGTCGGCTGATACAGAAAAGTCAGCAATAATGCAGCAGTTAAATTTAACTCTGCATGATCTATTGTTACTTTGGTTCAGTGTAGGATTTTTACATCTGGAACGAATAACTTGGCAGAGTTCTTGTGATATGTTACAGAag gtTTCAGATTACGAAGCGATACATCCAATTAAAAATTGGGTTGACTTGAAACGGCGAGTTGGTCCTTATCGTCgttgttatatatttacacatcCTTCAATGCCCAGAGAACCTTTGGTTGTTCTTCACACAGCTCTCTGCGACACGATACCAGAGACTGTTAAAGGTATTGAAGAAGCTGAAAAACGAATTGTCGAAAAAACTACAGCTCTGTCAATACAGGAAAATGTTAATCAAATAAAAGCTGCTGTTTTTTACTCAATTTCTACTACTCAAAAGGGgctacaa GGAATCGAGcttggtaattatttaataaaagagGTAGCTAAGGAAGTGACACGTGAATTTCCAATGATCGATCAGCTTTCAAGTTTATCACCGATCCCTAAATTCAGATTATGGTTACTCGATAATATTAGACaag ATGccactaaaatttttactgaagaTGAATTGAtgaggataaaaaatattctaagtACAAATAATATCACGGagggattaaaaaaattattgaataattgtcTGTGGATGAATGATAAAGAAATAACTGATGCACTGAAGGAACCGTTGATGAGAGCGTGTGCTTGGTATTTGTACCGAGAGAAACGACGTAATTATGCTCTGAATGCTGTCG CAAACTTTCATCTACGCAATGGGGCAGTGATGTGGCGAGTAAATTGGATGGCTGATCCATCACCACGTGGTTCCGATCACAGCTGCGGACTGATGGTTAATTACAGATACTTTTTAAGTGAAACTGAGGACAATAGTCGTAATTACATTGAGGGTAACAAAATAAAAGCCTCTGAGGGTGTGATGAGTTCGGTGTTACAAGcagataaattaagaaataaatgttaa
- the LOC130667026 gene encoding CCR4-NOT transcription complex subunit 2 isoform X1 produces MANLNFEQPPRSIATASLSSRGAGGGGLSSSTLVGHVTPTSGMFSGSSASTSSTANSAIVGASIYPGASGAASQSVGHQPQQQQLSPMGTRGLFGQRAFTDRRNMPTLGNSNPMGSMGSFGIPQSRSYGSQGAINNFHSVFGSGGGGDTSTPPLLDLSEFPSLTNRGQGDSMPQPSPMPGKQAYDPYLVAVGMVKQPTSEASEFTMSSEDFPALPGTQSREGPSPGGSVTGDKSLSVGLGPEIGQDVLQNNRAPGSEKSQASKRGIQTSPDGKVTNIPASMVKDQFGMVGLLTFIRAAETDPNLVSLALGQDLTALGLNLNSPENLYQNFGGPWADTPCRPQDIDFHVPPEYLINAAIREKLAPVKLNRYKDDLLFYMFYTNVGDVLQLAAAAELYSREWRYHMEEKVWITQAPGLGVVEKTSTYERGTYYYFDAQNWRKVAKEFHLDYTKLESRPHLPTTFHQTQP; encoded by the exons ATGGCCAACCTGAACTTTGAGCAGCCACCACGAAGTATAGCAACAGCGAGCCTTTCGTCACGTGGGGCTGGTGGTGGGGGCTTGAGCTCTTCCACCCTCGTGGGTCATGTCACACCTACCTCGGGCATGTTCTCAGGTTCGTCGGCGAGTACCTCAAGCACGGCGAACTCAGCGATCGTCGGAGCCAGCATTTATCCTGGTGCCTCGGGCGCAGCCTCCCAATCTGTTGGACACCAGCCTCAGCAGCAACAGCTCTCGCCGATGGGTACCAGGGGACTCTTCGGACAGAGAGCGTTTACGGATAGACGTAACATGCCAACTCTTGG AAACTCTAATCCAATGGGTAgtatgggaagttttggaaTACCTCAGAGTCGGAGTTACGGATCTCAAGGTGCGATCAACAATTTTCATTCTGTATTTGGGAGCGGCGGAGGTGGAGACACCAGCACTCCTCCACTGTTAGACCTCTCGGAGTTTCCCTCCCTGACGAATCGAGGCCAGGGTGATTCGATGCCCCAACCTAGCCCAATGCCGGGCAAACAAGCTTATG ATCCTTATCTCGTTGCAGTTGGTATGGTAAAACAACCAACGTCCGAAGCAAGTGAGTTCACGATGAGCTCGGAAGATTTTCCTGCGTTACCTGGTACACAAAGCAGGGAAGGTCCATCACCTGGCGGCAGCGTGACGGGGGATAAAAGCCTGTCTGTTGGTCTAGGTCCTGAAATTGGTCAGGAcgtattacaaaataatagaGCACCTGGTTCCGAAAAGTCACAAGCGTCCAAAAGAGGCATCCAAACCTCACCTGAtg gaaAAGTAACGAATATACCAGCAAGTATGGTGaaagaccaattcggtatggTAGGATTGTTAACGTTTATTAGAGCAGCAGAAACGGATCCTAATTTGGTATCACTGGCACTCGGACAAGACTTAACAGCATTAGGATTAAATCTAAATTCTCCTGAAAACCtttaccaaaattttggtggaCCCTGGGCGGACACGCCTTGTCGACCGCAGGATATTGACTTTCACGTGCCGCCCGAGTATCTTATTAACGCAGCTATAAG aGAGAAGTTGGCACCTGTAAAACTCAACCGGTACAAGGATGATCTCttattttatatgttttataCAAATGTTGGTGATGTATTACAATTAGCAGCGGCAGCTGAATT gTATAGCAGAGAATGGCGATATCATATGGAGGAGAAGGTTTGGATTACGCAAGCACCGGGTCTTGGAGTGGTTGAAAAAACCTCGACGTATGAACGTggtacttattattattttgacgCGCAAAACTGGAGAAAAGTAGCCAAGGAATTCCATCTTGATTATACGAAGCTGGAAAGTAGACCTCATCTTCCTACGACCTTTCATCAAACCCAGCCTTGA
- the LOC130667027 gene encoding V-type proton ATPase subunit E, translating into MALSDADVQKQIKHMMAFIEQEANEKAEEIDAKAEEEFNIEKGRLVQQQRLKIMEYYEKKEKQVELQKKIQSSNMLNQARLKVLKVREDHVRNCLDEARKRLAQVGQDRQKYTEVLKLLIIQALYQLMEHNVMLRVRQMDVQLVESFLNEVQDIYKGVSKKEVIIKVDQDNFLPAESCGGVDLIAARGRIKICNTMESRLELIAQQLVPEIRSALFGRNPNRKFTD; encoded by the exons ATGGCTCTCAGCGATGCTGATGTACAGAAACAG ATTAAGCATATGATGGCTTTTATCGAACAAGAGGCCAACGAAAAAGCTGAAGAAATTGACGCTAAAGCTGAGGAAGAATTCAATATTGAAAAGGGCCGTCTTGTCCAGCAGCAACGACTCAAGATTATGGAGTATTATGAGAAGAAGGAGAAACAAGTTGAGCTGCAGAAGAAGat TCAATCGTCTAATATGCTCAATCAAGCGAGACTTAAAGTTCTGAAAGTCCGCGAAGATCATGTACGAAACTGCCTTGACGAAGCCAGGAAAAGACTGGCCCAGGTTGGTCAAGATCGACAAAAGTACACGGAAGTCTTGAAACTCCTGATCATTCAAGCTCTTTACCAG ctgaTGGAGCACAATGTCATGCTGCGCGTCCGTCAAATGGACGTCCAACTCGTCGAATCATTTTTAAACGAGGTCCAAGACATTTATAAAGGCGTCTCCAAAAAAGAAGTCATCATCAAAGTTGACCAAGACAATTTCTTGCCTGCCGAGAGCTGCGGTGGAGTTGATTTGATCGCAGCCAGAG gCCGTATTAAGATCTGCAATACTATGGAGTCACGGTTAGAATTGATTGCCCAGCAGTTGGTGCCAGAAATACGGTCAGCCTTATTCGGGCGCAATCCAAACCGCAAGTtcactgattaa